In the Lysinibacillus sp. PLM2 genome, one interval contains:
- a CDS encoding ethanolamine utilization protein EutJ, which produces MEKNKTLKRFASVFLASSLVAGALAGCGSSESGSSTSTSTEGGNSTDANESAEVIKIGANLELSGDVASYGSSILKGAQLAIEEINANGGIDGKQIELVSADNKSENAEAVAAALKLATQDKVHAMIGPATSGNMLATVQIANTNKVPVVTASGTAENLTVNEDGSINEYVFRTCFIDPFQGVVAANFATELGAKNVAIYADNSSDYAKGLAKAFKEQIEANGGTVVAEEAYVANDVDFKSTLTNLKSANPDFVFIPGYYEEVGLIVKQARELGIDVPLMGGDGWDSPTLVELAGADALNNTYMSNAFSSEDPEELIQDFVKAFEEKNGEKPNGFHALGYDTAYYIADAIDRADSLDGEAIKNALAETKDFAGVTGSFSVDEKHNPIKSATILEFKDGSQVFNSKVNP; this is translated from the coding sequence ATGGAAAAAAATAAAACACTTAAAAGATTTGCTTCTGTCTTCTTAGCATCTTCACTAGTGGCAGGAGCATTAGCGGGATGTGGAAGTTCAGAATCAGGATCTAGCACAAGTACAAGTACAGAAGGAGGAAATTCTACTGATGCAAACGAAAGCGCTGAAGTGATTAAAATCGGTGCAAACTTAGAGCTTTCAGGTGATGTTGCTTCTTACGGTTCTTCCATTTTAAAAGGTGCTCAATTAGCAATTGAAGAAATCAATGCTAACGGCGGTATTGACGGTAAACAAATTGAATTAGTTTCAGCAGACAACAAATCTGAAAACGCTGAAGCAGTAGCAGCTGCACTTAAGCTTGCAACACAAGATAAAGTACATGCGATGATCGGACCTGCTACATCTGGTAACATGCTTGCAACAGTTCAAATTGCAAACACAAACAAAGTTCCAGTTGTAACTGCATCAGGTACAGCTGAAAACTTAACAGTTAATGAAGATGGTTCTATTAACGAATATGTTTTCCGTACATGCTTCATTGACCCATTCCAAGGTGTCGTAGCGGCTAACTTTGCTACAGAGCTTGGTGCAAAAAATGTAGCAATCTATGCTGATAACTCTTCCGACTATGCTAAAGGTTTAGCAAAAGCATTTAAAGAACAAATCGAAGCAAATGGTGGAACTGTGGTAGCTGAAGAAGCTTATGTTGCAAACGACGTTGATTTCAAATCAACATTAACAAATTTAAAATCAGCAAATCCAGACTTTGTCTTCATCCCTGGTTATTATGAAGAAGTAGGTCTAATTGTTAAACAAGCTCGTGAATTAGGTATCGATGTACCACTTATGGGTGGAGATGGTTGGGATTCACCAACTTTAGTAGAGTTAGCTGGGGCAGATGCTCTAAACAACACTTATATGTCTAATGCATTCTCTTCTGAAGATCCAGAAGAATTAATTCAAGACTTTGTTAAAGCATTTGAAGAAAAGAACGGTGAAAAGCCAAACGGATTCCACGCTCTTGGATATGACACAGCTTACTATATTGCAGATGCAATTGACAGAGCAGATTCACTTGACGGGGAAGCGATCAAAAACGCTTTAGCTGAAACAAAAGACTTTGCAGGAGTTACTGGTTCATTCTCAGTAGATGAAAAACATAACCCAATTAAATCAGCAACAATTTTAGAATTTAAAGACGGCAGCCAAGTATTCAACTCTAAAGTTA